gaatcacagggctattttagtcatttcatataatattttagtcttgtcCATGTGTATCCAAACATAATACTAGACATTACATTAGTGGCTTGTCCATCGtatccaaacacaatacacaaaagataatttttagTGTCTTCGTCCTATTGTCTCCATTTTAGTGTCATGTTCTGTCATGTTTCTAAAAATAAACACAGCCTTTGTGTTTTCTTGTGGCAGTTCTGTCTGCGTTTTCTTGTGACAGTTTCGTCTGCGCTTCCTTTAGATAGCGGTAGTTCCGTCTGCATTTCCTTCAGTCAGCGACAGTTCTGTCTGCACTTCCTTCAGACAGCGGCCGTTTCATCTGTGCTTCCTTCCGATAATTTCGTCTGCGTTTCTTTCAGATAGCAACATTTCTATCTGCGCTTCCTTCAGGCAGTTCCGCTACGTCCGTTCTATTAGTTTatgcaatttttttatttcattattttaaataagttttaaactcaagttgtcacttgagtttgaggggagatgttagaatatattaggatcaattagcattcattagaattatttagtatatctgaatatttaatatttattatagaatattatgtatttattattcCGATTCTCTTAGCACATATAAATACCCTTTAATATTATATCATTCCAAACAACTTGAATACACTCAATAATACACAAATCCTTTCTCTTGTTTaatctcttgtttctaacaattACAATGTtcgattaaaaaaataaatgtaaatCGAAAATCTAAAGAGAAATAGAATAAATCCGAGGAGAACACAAGGAaatcgaagaagaaaacgaaaaTCTAAAGAGAAAGAGACAATAATTAGACGAAAATACAGACAAATCAAAAAAGAATGAAAGGTTTACGTTGAAGAGAAACGAACGAACAAAAGGAGATTTATGTTAAAAGTCTGTTATAAATAGCCTGTGAGTCTAAATTACTTGGTTGGACTTGATTAGTGAAATCACTTAAATGCAGAATACTTCTCTAACCCAAAATAATTTTCTTCATCATATAATATTgtctatcttttattttttaaagaaacaTTGCCGGTTTCTTTTGTTGGCATTGAGTGCTAAACTTTCTCTCATTATATATGTTCAAGAGCACAAACAACGACTATGAAAAAAATTGTCACGAGAGTATTATAATATCTATTTTGATATCAACTATCGTCTACCATCAATTTGCTGTCATAACTACTTGAAAAGATTTATACCATTCCTCATTTATTTTCGTAGCTATCAAATCAATTGTTAATCAGATATATAGACAATATAAAAGGGTCACGTTAAATATTAGAAAGTACATTAATTAATAGAATAAATGAAATACTAGCATGCATGGTAATCTCATCAATGAatatgtatatatgttaatACTATCTAGCTAGAGCAAGCAACTTGCAATTTATATATAGTAATCAAGTTATCAACATCGTCGCTACAAATGGGCTTTGATTTGTTCGGGTGAAAGTGATGGAGGAAGGAACTTGTCCAATTCCAGAGATAGATATATAGATGCATAGATGAAACCCAAGATTCAATTCAATATTAATAATTCATTTCTATTTGACATATAAACCAGCTATGCTGAtataatatctatatatataccAATCCGTTTCCAGAGTCACATGTATAGTTAGTTGAGGTAGGTCAAGAAAACCATAGAAATTaatgaaaatcaattaaagcaACTACGCATTGTTGACTAGGTAGTCATCCAATATTAAATCAACTTTGAATTTTCATATCATCCTATGAATAAGATGATTCAAGAGattaattaaaacatgcaaGCAGCCACACTATAAGTatgtataattaaattaaattccaAGCCACCAAActaataagaaattaaaagtgCAGCTGTCAAACATAAAAGACCAGCTTCATCGATGAGGACTACAGAAGAATTATTGATCCTAAACAAAATAAAGCTCTCTTATCGCCGACACTGACAGAGATTATATAAAATCAGAAATGCTCCTTAGTTTCCATGTAATAGTTATTACCATATTCCGCGCTAACATAATACCTAATCACTGTAAGATAGAATGCCAGTTCTACGGAGTATAATAATAACTATGTTTAAATAACGGTGAAAATTCAAATACTGATGTTTTCGTGTGAAGTATATATATAGTTGAGAAtcattagataataatttagttaaacaTATTGAATTATCTAAcgatttttaactattaacttCAAAGAAAGACAACTGCACGTGAGTTTTTACCTCGATAATAGAATTCTTCTTCAGAAGTGTCTTAAGGCGAGGGCGATTAAGTGAGAGAGCGAGGGTAGTTGTTGATGCAATCAAGCCAAGGGTTGTTCCTAGAAGGCTTGTTGATTCGGCGCATGGAGCGCCAAACAACGCTATTGCACTTAAATCCAGAACCAAAAGCAAGTTGCCAAACGCGGTCTCCTCTTCTAACCCTTTCCTTGGCCTCCAAGTAAGCAAGTTCATACCAAATGCTACTGCTGGAAGTGTTGCCGAAGCGGTGCAGTGTCATCCTTGATGCCTCCATGTTCTTGTCGCTGAGCTCCAGATTCCTCTGGAGCTCATCGAGGATGGGCTTGCTCGCCGCGTGCACACAGAAGTGCTCGAAGGCAAGCTTGTAGTCCGGAATGTACGGCTTCTTCATTGATGGTGATGAGTTTCCACCGTCAGATTTGCCGCCAAACAAGTGCCTCCAGACCAAGGTTCCAAAGAATAGGAGCTGCTCGGAGAAGGGTAGCACCAAAGGCCCAAGTGTGGTGATGTTTGTTTTGAGAGCATCGCCACCGATTTCAATCAAGTCTTTGCTAATCTTGATCCCCTTGAATCTTTGTTCATCTTCCTCTTGGTACACACACCTGTATATTGAAAGGGAGaagaaaagtgaaaaataaaaattatgttgaTGGATTACTACCAAGCACAAGTTGATAATATAATAACAACCTGGCTACTTTCTTTATCATTATGTTGTCAATTTTGTTTTTTGGGGGGGTCCTCTGAGGGTATATGCTTGGTTATTAATTAGACGGTTGAACAGTTGAACCCAAATGTCAACCCAAAATAACGAACCATTGATGATTTTGAAGCtaattaaatatatacataGAGAATATGCATAATATCCCGGGTTTCTCTATTCGGAGGACCACAAGAAAGTTCCTTCAATCTCCTTTTTTTGTGGAATGTGGATTAGATTAAACAACAGATAGAAAAGTTCACCcaataaataaatagagaaaaagataagaataaaTTCATTACCAGAATACTAGAAAGtcaatattattaataaaaaattaattaatattaacttatatgtaagataaatataaaaataattaattatttcaactTGGTATTGATAATATAATATGCAAAGaataagataataataattctttttatataaaatagacATTTATGTTCAGTCACAAGGTTTGAAATTTGTGGAATCTGCCTACAGTTCTAACAATAGAATATCACTATTGTACATTCCTTCCACGGTTCAACCTGCTTTCGCCTCTCTCTTAATAATTTATAAGTAATAAGTTAGGTAATTaggattttgattttaaaaagcaGTTGCAATTATAAAAGTGACTTAACCTACACGGAAAGCTAACGAAATAAACTAGAAAACCCAGACAAGAAGAAggttttgttttttgttttgggGTTAAAAATGCTAACTGTCAAAGAGATCATAAATAGGCCAAACTGTCAAATCAATTTCTCTCGTTCGTTTCCTTTCCCTGGTGTTTTTATACTTATATAAGGGCCTGAGAAAAACAAAGTCGATGCAATAAACTAATGACTAATCTTCATTTCCAAAACGATGATATTAACAAAGAATACATCATTATGTGTCATCTATGTCAGTTAAACAATAAAGTTTAAATCGtacgaaaagaaaaaaaaattggttcgttgatattataaaaaaaattataatcatTTAATGCATTTAAATAGatcatttttaaataatatatttaaaatcaaattttaatataaaatttgaaaataaaataattaattaataaaaaagtgattattcatataaaaaatatgtaaattatattatatcaaCTATCAAATAATTTAGTCAACAATTATATctgtataaattatatattaaaaatatatattaaaaataaattaaataatatatatttaaaaattaattttttgtgtatatataatatttttatatttttatttaatttatgtcgataattttttaaataaacttttCTCATTAATAAATTCTATTCTTCTTCTCATGTTTCTTCATTTAGAATTGAAAAAACAAACCTGAAGCTGCGGTCATCGGCACCCTTGTGCGTGCGAACAATATGCTCAAGACGATACTTGGCACGGCTATAGTCGCGGCGGCGATTGGAGAGCAAGGTGGCGGAGCAACCCATACGAAAGAAGCAGTTGGGAAGAAGCATGGACCTCTCTTTTCCCTGGTACCAATTAAAGCCTACCATCTCAGTGCTGACAACAACCGCGTAGTTATTAGGGTTTGACTGAAGAATATCCCTGGCCAAATCGACCGCTATGATCCCAGCACTGCACCCCATTCCTCCAAGATTGTAGCTCAGAATGTTTCCCCTCATCTTGTAATGGTTTATGATCATTGCTGATAGCGATGGCGTAGGGTTGAAGATGCTGCAGTTCACCACAAGGATTCCTACGTCCTTTGGCCGCACCCTCGTCTTCTCGAAGAGCTCGTCGAGTGCTCCGAACATGACCGTCGACGCCTCGGCTCGGCCTTCTTTCATGGTGGCCGTGTTCTCGTTGGAGGCTATCACTGCTTTGGGGATGTATGTCTCGTCGCCTATGCCTGAAGACATTAGGATCCTCTTTTGAAACTCCAAGCTCCCTTCATCAAACTTGCCTGATTTTCTTGCTAGCTCAATGAACTGCTCCCTTGACACCTTCACACACATTATTCATGcaattttttattacaatttCTTAGATTTTAATGTCTGAAAATCTATGTTTAAAATCAACAGTAGAGTGATAAATAGTCAATATAAGAATTAATCACCTAGATTTGTTTATATTTTCTTATCATTCAAACTATggcacaaataaaaatatactttgtctttatttctattttcagCATCTGATCTTTATGTCTTAGTATATCTTGAGATAATTATACTAATCAAACAAATTTCAAAAAGACATTGGTTAAGGctttcaataaaataaataggtAAATATGACCTTAAATATTTATTCCAAATGCAGACTTTTATGTTCAAATATTAACTGATGTCCATAGTACTTTATTACGATTTTGCAAACAAatattaaaagtaaaagtgttataatgaaaaaatatatatttaaaaattctaaggatatgtacatttatttattttaaaatcctTCCACTTTTAATTTTGTTAGCAAAAAGACCGTCGTTAGCAAAAGCTCTATAGTTTTCTCTAATAAGTAATAAGTCCATTTAAGAATAATagtagttaaataaaaaaaaagtattttagacacacaaaatattaattattatgtatttttgtataattatatatattatttaactcattttaatatatatgtttaatttatttgatagctaattttttttttacatgtaCATGgttgaaaatataattattaagcATATCCTTATTTGGTACATGATACAAATAACTAATtcaaaacatataaaaatattatttaacaaGCATGGTGGGTGTacgtgaagattggagaaataAAGGTACCTTGAGGTGATCTTGAGGTTGGTAGCATGCAAAATCAACGAGGTAAATGGGGCGAGGCCTGGACATGAAGTAAACAGAGAGCGTGAAAACAAAGACGGCAAAAGAAGCCAAGACGGTAGCAAGGTCATAACGCGCATCTTCCCAAAGCTTCTTCCACAGATCCTCTTTGCTCAGACTACCAACCTCAGCACTGAACACCACAAGCAGCACCGGTATCGTCACCAAGTAAATGCCATGGTTTATCAGGTAATGGTACCCCAATTTCACGTACTTGAGGTTCACCGATTGAAGAAAATCCGGTAACCGCCGACGAACCCTAACCGAGAACGTTAACGAACCCGCGTTCGGTCCAGATGACTCAATCCCACGGTTCACTATCTCCGTTGAGAACAGATCTCGTTCGTTATTCGCCATGCCACCAGATCAAGATCAAGATCACAATGTATTATAATATGAGTGTGTGATGGATGCCTCAAACTTAatctatatatgtatttatactaCTTTAGATTAGTGTTATTTCTAAGTAGTGGTATAGTACAAGATAGTGGGTGAAAACGAGTAAATGCTAGCACCTAATTGATGTGTGTGTAGTTGAGACTTTTCAACGGcctttaatttcttcatttaATATCAGTGGGTGCATGAGTTCAATTCGTTGTGTAATATGTACTAGTAACTCCCTTTACCTTTTTTCTTGTCTCTCCGTTCTTGtgtttttaaagatcaaaaaatatataaaaagttTGTGAACATTGGATGATCCAGTTGGTTTTTCTCTTGTGAACAATCAATGTCACATCCAACGGCCCACCAGCTGCTCTAATGCATACAGTTGGTACAGTTTAGGTTCAATCTCTTATGAGTTTCCATCTTTATCCTTTGAAACCCTTATCATCCCAGGCCATTTCTTCTTCAAGTGCTGTGTCACAATTAAATTCTGCCATGTTATATTAGAGCACACCTTTATTATTGTTACAGCTTTTACATCTGCCGTGGAGAAAATTTCCTCTTAACTTTTACCACAACTTTTGACTCTTCCACaataaataattatcatatattatttaagccagcaaattttttttttcaaagagtgtttctaaatttttataagaCAACAAACTAAAACCATATGGTTATAATGGTGGTAATCCAGTGCGATACAATAATGACACCAGAAAAATAGCGATGTGATGGTTAAGGGTTTAGATTGAAATTCCACTATTAGAAGATGCTTAATTTTGAAGCAGATTTAAAAAGAGATATTTATTTAGATAAGCTAGGTCACAAAGCTTTATTTCAGCTCAAATAATCGCCTATAGCAGACCTACCACGACATATATAGATCAAGCCATTCAAATCTGGAAATGGACTATAAAATCAAGAATACTCCATGCTAGTATGCAGACGAGAATCACATGTATGTGAAAACTGAAAAGGTTGTTTCTGTGCATTAGCAATCTACCCACTTTGAACACGATTATATGATTGCAAACCGCATAACTCGGCCCGTATTCTTGTCTAATTCATGAGCATGAAAAATTACTTGTACCACGGGATAAGATGaccttttcatattaaaatttcaCATAACTTTACCAacatttaattttcaatattgAGGCTAAAAGAACTAACAGACAGAGCACATATATAAAGGAAATACAATAAGTGTGAACAGTGACAATTTGAATCAATAAGTGCTCAAAGCAACCAAGCCATTAGCCATCAAATCATGAATTTAATAATCCATTTGCGAattactttttttccttttagaCAGCCCATTCTTGCGGATTACTTGTTAGTTGAAGTGACAAATCATAATACCTCTTGATATGTTGTACCCGAGTTTAGACTAGGTTTAGCCTAATTAGTGTGGTGTGAGTTTCAGTGTATGTcaaaaaagaataaagaaatTATATTTCTCATAGAGgctatttttttagatattgaATAAGAATTGGTATAATCTCTTAGTATTAAAAGTTATGATGTTTTGTAAAATTTTGAGAGCCAGAAAATTTATAGAGAGCGAATTGTCAGAGcagattttttttgttacaacaGCAATTGGCGAAGACGGGTtgctttttaaatatttaaaaagataatatttgGAGAGTGTATtgcattattttaaaattaaaatcacaaTACACGAaccatatattatttataaatacacAAACTGCATATTCTCAATACAATGCATATTCTCAATACAATACGTATTCCACGTATCGTGCTTGCCCAAAACGGCGTCCCCAAAATACTATCAAACACCGATTTTTGTAATATCAACGTAAATCTCCATTCACTCttcaatattaaaataaaaaatcctctCATGGACAAGGATGAGACTAAGAGGGTTACAAGTTACAACTAAGGCCCAGAATGTGTCTTCAGTCCAAACTACCAACAAAAAAAGGGCCAAGAACCCATGATACTCGTGTCATATATTCTAAGAAGTTGCAACAAACaccatttttaattttaagagtagactttcaccaaaaaaaaaaaaaaaacttttaaagaGAGTAGACAAGGAAGGTGCGATCCTAAATTAGGAAATACAGTGCATTATACGCTCATTTGCTTTTGGGGAAACACCGAAGCTTCTTGCATAGACTCTCTCCCTGATAGTGACATACATTAAGAAAGGGACCAATATTAATTATGAAGTTGATAGGAGATAATGATCAAGCTTATTAAAGCCAACCTGCCAAAGTAGAACAGAAGTCTCTAGCTATGCCAATGAGTTTTGTGAAAAAGAATGCAGATAAGAAAACAGCTCTCCTAAGGAGTTGAAGAATAACTAGAGAAACCAACTAGTACCATTCTGCATATTTTCATGAATGATCGACATCTGACAACTCAAAATTGACCCACCAAAAACCAGCAAAAATTTGACTCAAACTTATTATCACTGCTTAGCTGGGTATTTTTAGACTAGTTAAGATGTTTGTGACAACTAGAATAAGTGGATATGGTGAATCCTCAAGGCAATGAACAATAAATGTTTCCTTTTATAGTATGATGTTTTCTGTCACCACACTATTCCAGTCAATGCACAGTTTCCTTTGGAAAATCAAATACAACATGTGTgggaaaaaaaatgaaaataccATCGAGCAATCAAGAAACTTGTCTCCTCAAATGTGATTGACTCAATGATATCCTCTAACCCTCAAATCGCTTATCTCCATTGCTTCAATATATGATTGGATGTTGCATACCTAGATAAATTTTACACAAGGTCAAAATGTTTTGAGAGCTTTAACCAGATAAGGCTGAGGTTTAGGGATCGTTGAGAAAGACAGGATCAATGCGTTGTGATAATCAATACCCCAGCTTAAACAGGTTCAATCTCCTTTTGCAGAAAAAGTATCATCTGTTCATTGATTGAACCACACCAATCAACCATGAACCACTTTACTTTTGGCCTTTCTCGTAGGACCACAAGGTGTTTGTCTAAGCCATGCTACAGCATTGACTAGCCATGATCATAAATTGTTTCCAGCGGGTTCTGAAACAAGGTTTAATTTGTCCAGCTATATTCTCATTATCACTTGCACCTTCTTCAGATGGGCTTCATTTAAGCATCTATCAAAGAAACGAAAACAAGGACAATATTAGAGCTTAGCAACCTACATGTTTATACTTAAATAAGTATAGAGGGTATCACAAGCGAAACTAACTTAAATTTGTACCTACTATCactaattatttttctaaaataaagcataaaatttgACTTAAGACACAAGATATAAATGTGCTTGAAAAAATTGGATCATGTGGAATTACTTACCAGCCAATCAAAATGGAAAAACAGTACTTCCAAAAATCGGTGTGTGATGTTTACATCTGCACATTCTCTCAACCTCAAGAATTCTTAAAATTTCGATATCCACAGGCAATCTCTTCAACATCCATCTCAGAATTGTCCACAAGTAAAGGATCCTCATAATCCACGGAACCATGTTGCTCAAGCTGCACGTCCAAGTCCTCTACTTCCGAATCACTCTGCATCAAGCCAATATcgccttctacttctacatccGACATGTCACTGAGTATCTCAAACTTCTTCTTCCTCCCTCTATAACCAACAAGCCTCATGACTTTTTCCCTCCATAGGACCAAGGGGCATTTCTCAATCAGCTCCGCACCTTCATATGCTTTATTCAAGAACACACTAAACCTCTTCCCCCGCTCTGAGACATAGAAGATGCCAATGTGCTTCAGAAGAATCCTCATGAGCTTCTGAGGCATCACTATCTCCCAACGGAAATGAGTGAGGTGGTCAGTGACCAGTCTCTTTTCAATGGTGAAACTAAGAATCTCATGCATAACAGCAACAGCCCTCGTATCAAATTCAAGAGAACCAGCCTTGAGACCTCTTGCATCAGCATAAGGAGACAAATAAGCCCTCTTTTGAAAATCTTGAATCTTTTCACTATAACGATACACCCTTTTATAATTTGAAGGGAATTTCAAAGGGAATGGAAGTGACAGCATACCAGGGATATGCAAATTGGTAGTAGTGGATTCAGTTACACCTGTAACCTTCTTCTGTAATTCCGTTATTGCCCAATTAGGATTCCAATTCACAAGCTCCAAGCACTCAACTTGATTAATGCCATCGAAGGACTTCACAACCCTAAAATGCTGCGGATATTGGTGCACCCAATTAGCCCTAAAATCCATAGGCAACCCAAAATCCCTTCTGAAATGAGCAATCTTCTCTAATGGGAGACGCTTATCCACCGACATCATCAGCAACCTCGTAACGTGTTCCGCAGCCTTATCGGAATGCTGCTCAAGAACCCTCTGTTCTTCCTCCAACAATTCCTCGGCTCTCTCCGTCAAGCCGCACCACAGCACCCCCTTGCGATCCTTGTAGAGTTCAAAGAGCTTTGGCGTCTTTCGAATGAAATCAGAGATTCTATGTGGCTTTGGGAGATTGATCTGCTTACGATAGTTTTCAAGGGATCTAACAGGGATAATCATCTCGGACTGTTGCTTCAGAAGCTCGATTAAGAAGAGGATTTTGGAGAGTATCTTCCACTTCTCGGTTGCCACCTCAAGATCGTTAACCCTCTTCTGCTTACTCCTGTCTTGAACCCTCTTGCTGGTCGTCATCCATCGACGGAAAAGAATTGAAGCTCCGATGAGCTTCTTCGCTGAGGGGTTTATCGGATCTTTCAGCATTTGAGGGAACTTGTACAATTATATAACACTCAAGTCATAAAAAATTCAGCACTTTGAACTGTAGTTCAAGCCAACTGAAATTTTCAGTCATAATGTCACCAAAtcagaattttataaaataaaataaaaaatacattctAGTACCACCAAACATTCCAGTATGGCAGTATCAAGtatcaaataaataatgttCAATCTTTTTTATATCAATAGATTGATCCAGTCtaacaaacgcaaaagaataaTTACATTGCAAAAGAAAATCAGTGTAGTGAAGTAATAAACTCACAAAGCACGGAGGCAGCCACATAGAGAACTGAGAAGAATAGAGAACAACAGCAGCAGGATAGCAAATCAGCGGTAGCATAGAGCAGCGGCAACAGTACAGCAGCGCTCCGAGGCAGCAGTGCGGCGGCGAGAGAAAGCCGTGACGGTGAGAGTAGACTCGTCACTCTTGCATGCAAAGTGTTTGTAGAAATGTTTCTTAgaacttttctttcttttttaaaaaaataaaattggtcaAGGTTGCATAGAACCCTTTTTGTTTTTGACAGAGTTGCTCAGAACTTTAGAAGGCAGGACGTTGTGCGGTTATGCAAAAAACAGTAGCATTTGGATTTTGGACCCAAATTAAATTGTTTTTATTCGCTTATCCTACGCCGCTGTCTGCTACTTGGGCTAGATTAATTCAATCAAACAGCATGGGCAAAAATATAGAAACGAGGCTGTATTGTTGTATAGCATGCAAGTTTAGCAATCAGCAATTCAGCATACTATACTTTTGCACTGCAAAGTTTGGTTTAGTGCCAACTATGTTTATCTTACTATAAAGTGCACCAGGTTCAAATCCTAACTAGGTCTACAAAATTGACATATGGAACCcattgaaaaagggaagaagtgTGTGTAAGAGGTActgacccaaaaaaaaaaaaaacatactaTACTTTTTCttagagaaaaggaaaagggtaacagtttttttatttttattttaatcgtGCAACCGAATTATTGGATCAGCGATTCAATCAATTGATCTAGccgtaattaaataaaaataaaattaaaataaattttaaattttaaatttttttacaaacatattaataacaataaaatattaattattagacataattaatgatataaaaaaataataaaatagtcactaatattaaatattttttaatttaaataaaaaaataaaaaataacacaattaataaattaaatctaaagagtgattttaaaattagtatctatatttttataaattaataccaagaataatttataataacaattgagttgtgataaagacattttttaaattctagcaaagaaaacaaacaaaaaatatggGAATAGAAGAATTCTCCACATACAAACGTTTTCCTATACAAGTCAtacaagttatttattttttcttctttttctttctccatgtctcctctttttcttctccttcttcttcttcttcttcttcttcttcttcttcttcttcttcttcttcgtttttgAAGTGTTTCATCTTCATCGTCGTGTTTTTCCTCgttcttcttttgattttgtaacattatgtatttttttcttctttg
This sequence is a window from Arachis stenosperma cultivar V10309 chromosome 10, arast.V10309.gnm1.PFL2, whole genome shotgun sequence. Protein-coding genes within it:
- the LOC130955820 gene encoding 3-ketoacyl-CoA synthase 10, which produces MANNERDLFSTEIVNRGIESSGPNAGSLTFSVRVRRRLPDFLQSVNLKYVKLGYHYLINHGIYLVTIPVLLVVFSAEVGSLSKEDLWKKLWEDARYDLATVLASFAVFVFTLSVYFMSRPRPIYLVDFACYQPQDHLKVSREQFIELARKSGKFDEGSLEFQKRILMSSGIGDETYIPKAVIASNENTATMKEGRAEASTVMFGALDELFEKTRVRPKDVGILVVNCSIFNPTPSLSAMIINHYKMRGNILSYNLGGMGCSAGIIAVDLARDILQSNPNNYAVVVSTEMVGFNWYQGKERSMLLPNCFFRMGCSATLLSNRRRDYSRAKYRLEHIVRTHKGADDRSFRCVYQEEDEQRFKGIKISKDLIEIGGDALKTNITTLGPLVLPFSEQLLFFGTLVWRHLFGGKSDGGNSSPSMKKPYIPDYKLAFEHFCVHAASKPILDELQRNLELSDKNMEASRMTLHRFGNTSSSSIWYELAYLEAKERVRRGDRVWQLAFGSGFKCNSVVWRSMRRINKPSRNNPWLDCINNYPRSLT
- the LOC130954950 gene encoding protein WHAT'S THIS FACTOR 1 homolog, chloroplastic-like, producing the protein MLKDPINPSAKKLIGASILFRRWMTTSKRVQDRSKQKRVNDLEVATEKWKILSKILFLIELLKQQSEMIIPVRSLENYRKQINLPKPHRISDFIRKTPKLFELYKDRKGVLWCGLTERAEELLEEEQRVLEQHSDKAAEHVTRLLMMSVDKRLPLEKIAHFRRDFGLPMDFRANWVHQYPQHFRVVKSFDGINQVECLELVNWNPNWAITELQKKVTGVTESTTTNLHIPGMLSLPFPLKFPSNYKRVYRYSEKIQDFQKRAYLSPYADARGLKAGSLEFDTRAVAVMHEILSFTIEKRLVTDHLTHFRWEIVMPQKLMRILLKHIGIFYVSERGKRFSVFLNKAYEGAELIEKCPLVLWREKVMRLVGYRGRKKKFEILSDMSDVEVEGDIGLMQSDSEVEDLDVQLEQHGSVDYEDPLLVDNSEMDVEEIACGYRNFKNS